A region from the Triticum aestivum cultivar Chinese Spring chromosome 3D, IWGSC CS RefSeq v2.1, whole genome shotgun sequence genome encodes:
- the LOC123079766 gene encoding laccase-7 has translation MAQLLWLALGVLLLASSVADAATANYTFTVQSMKINQLCNSTDIIAVNGQLPGPTIDVFEGDEVVVDVINASPYNLTIHWHGILQKLTPWADGPSMVTQCPIQPNGSYTYRFNVTGHEGTLWWHAHSSFLRATVYGALIIRPRNGTAYPFPAPDQEVPVVLGEWWSQNVVDVEKDAVMAGQLPSHSDAFTINGLTGQLYQCANETFTAVVQPNTTVLLRVINAALNTHLFFKVAGHNFTVVAVDACYTANYTTDTLVLAPGNTVDALVYTGAAPGSYYMAVEPHHTLSPAATTDASDGGSVATGILLYNGTSATATPAMPAMPNNSDSTTANDFYSGLRGVPAAVPSPVDVNMTIQLGLGQLPCDAAQTNCSVNAFAAAMNGVSFRLPTQMSLLEAQFGNASGVYTADFPDGVPPNGTAMVEGTKVRSLPYNSTVEVVLQNPMAFPSESHPIHLHGFNFFVLAQGLGTFAPGNASAYNLVDPVARNTIAVPAGGWAVIRFVANNPGMWFFHCHLDAHVPMGLGMVFAVENGTTADSMLPPPPADLPVC, from the exons atggcgCAGCTTTTGTGGCTGGCGCTCGGGGTTCTTCTCCTTGCCAGCTCGGTGGCCGACGCGGCGACTGCCAACTACACCTTCACA GTACAGAGCATGAAAATCAACCAGCTGTGCAACAGCACTGACATCATCGCGGTGAACGGCCAGCTGCCAGGCCCGACGATAGACGTGTTCGAGGGCGACGAGGTGGTCGTCGATGTCATCAACGCGTCGCCGTACAACTTAACCATCCACTG GCACGGCATCCTGCAGAAGCTGACGCCATGGGCGGACGGGCCGAGCATGGTGACGCAGTGCCCGATCCAGCCCAACGGCTCCTACACGTACCGGTTCAACGTGACGGGGCACGAGGGCACACTGTGGTGGCACGCGCACTCCTCCTTCCTGCGCGCCACCGTGTACGGGGCCCTCATCATCCGCCCCCGCAACGGCACCGCCTACCCCTTCCCGGCGCCGGACCAAGAGGTCCCCGTCGTACTTG GCGAGTGGTGGAGCCAGAATGTCGTCGACGTCGAGAAGGACGCCGTCATGGCCGGCCAGCTGCCCAGCCACTCCGACGCCTTCACCATCAACGGCCTCACCGGCCAGCTCTACCAGTGCGCAA ATGAGACGTTCACGGCGGTGGTGCAGCCCAACACGACGGTGCTGCTCCGGGTGATCAACGCCGCGCTCAACACGCACCTCTTCTTCAAGGTGGCCGGCCACAACTTCACGGTGGTGGCCGTGGACGCGTGCTACACCGCCAACTACACCACGGACACGCTGGTGCTGGCGCCGGGGAACACCGTGGACGCGCTCGTCTACACGGGCGCCGCGCCGGGGAGCTACTACATGGCGGTGGAGCCGCACCACACGCTGTCGCCCGCGGCCACCACGGACGCCTCCGACGGCGGCTCCGTCGCCACGGGCATCCTGCTCTACAACGGCACGTCGGCCACGGCCACGCCCGCCATGCCGGCCATGCCCAACAACTCGGACTCCACGACGGCCAACGACTTCTACTCCGGGCTGCGGGGCGTGCCCGCGGCGGTGCCGTCGCCGGTGGACGTGAACATGACCATCCAGCTGGGGCTCGGCCAGCTGCCGTGCGACGCGGCCCAGACCAACTGCTCCGTGAACGCGTTCGCGGCGGCGATGAACGGCGTGTCGTTCCGGCTGCCCACGCAGATGTCGCTCCTGGAGGCGCAGTTCGGCAACGCGTCCGGGGTGTACACAGCCGACTTCCCCGACGGCGTGCCGCCCAACGGCACGGCCATGGTGGAGGGCACCAAGGTGAGGAGCCTGCCCTACAACTCGACGGTGGAGGTCGTGCTGCAGAACCCGATGGCGTTCCCGTCGGAGAGCCACCCGATCCACCTCCACGGCTTCAACTTCTTCGTGCTGGCGCAGGGGCTCGGCACCTTCGCCCCGGGCAACGCCAGCGCCTACAACCTGGTCGACCCCGTGGCCCGCAACACCATCGCCGTCCCCGCCGGGGGCTGGGCCGTCATCCGCTTCGTCGCCAACAACCCAG GCATGTGGTTCTTTCACTGCCACCTGGACGCGCACGTCCCGATGGGGCTCGGGATGGTGTTCGCGGTGGAGAACGGGACGACGGCCGACTccatgctgccgccgccgccggcggatcTGCCCGTGTGCTAG